ACAGGCCGCTGGAGGAGGGCCTCGAGGCGCGCGGCGACGGGAGCCATGCGGTAGGCGTCGTCCACGCCTTTGGGGCGGCCCAGGTGGCTCATCAGGATCAGGGCGGCGCCTTGCTCGAGAAGATGGCGTAGCGTGGGGAGGCTGGCTTGGATGCGGGTGTCGTCCTGCACGACGCCGTCCTTGATCGGCACGTTATAGTCCACCCGCACGAGGACCCGTTTGTCCTTGGCGTTGAGTTCGCGTACGGTTCGCATACTACCCCCTTTCGATACCGGGAGGGGCGGAGTGCGCCCCGCCCCTCAGCATACCGTTTGGTTCTCGTGGGTTACTCGTGTTTTCCGATGAGTTCCACCAGGTCAGCTATGCGGCTGGCATACCCCCACTCGTTGTCGTACCAGCTGAAGACCTTGGCGAGGTTTCCGAGGGAGATGGTGAGGCTGCCGTCGATGATGGCGGAGTGCGGATCGCCGACGATGTCGGTGCGCACGATGGGTTCCTCGGTGTAGCGCATGATGCCCTTGAGGGGGCCTTCCGCGGCGGCTTTGAGGGCGGCGTTGATCTCTTCGCGGGTGGCGTCGCGCTTGAGGAGGACGGTGATGTCGCTGATCGACCCGGTGGGGGTGGGGACCCGGAGGGCCATTCCGTCGAACCGGCCCTTGAGTTGGGGGAGGACTTTGGCGGTGGCTTTGGCGGCCCCGGTCGTGGTGGGGATGATGTTGATCGCCGCGGCTCGAGCGCGCCGGAGGTCGGAGTGGGGAAGGTCCAGGATGCGTTGGTCGTTGGTGTAGGAGTGGACCGTGGTCATGAGGGACTTCTCGATACCGAAGGTTTCGTCCAGGACCTTCATGACCGGGGCGAGGGAGTTGGTGGTGCAGGAGGCGTTGGAGATGATGCGGTGCCGTTCCGGGTCGTACTCGTCCTGGTTGACGCCGAGGAGGGCGTTCCAGTCGGGATCTTTAGCGGGGGCGGTGATGATCACCCGTTTCGCCCCGGCTTTGAGGTGTTTTTCGGCGTTTGCGCGGTCGCGGAAGACGCCGGTGGATTCGATAACGATGTCCACGCCGTGCTCAGCCCAGGGGATGGTTTCGGGATCGCGGGTGGAGGTAACGCGGATGCGTTGGCCGTCGACGAGGAGGTGGTGCTCGTCGTACTCGATCGCGCCTGGGAAGGGGCCGTAGTTGGAGTCGTACTTTAACAAGTGCGCAAGGGTTCGGGTGTGGGTCAGGTCGTTGACCAGTGCGACGGGGATGCCGCGTTGGTGTAGGATGCGGAAGACTTGCCGGCCGATACGTCCAAACCCGTTGATGCCAATCCTCATATCACGCCTCCCTCGTGGAATCGTTTCCACCCACGTCTACTATACCACGCCCACCCCAGACAAACGCCCCTCCACCTTCAAGCCCCTCGGCCTACAGCTTAGAATACGGTTGTGCTGGAGAACCGCAAGGCCCGTCACGACTACGAGATCCTCGAAACCTACGAGGCCGGCATCGCGCTTAAGGGCACCGAGGTCAAGTCCATCCGCGCGGGCAAGGTAGACTTCACCGGCTCGTTCGCCCGTTTCGACGGCGGCGAGCTCTGGCTCGAAAACCTCTTCATCGCCCCTTACGAGAAAGGCTCGTACACCAACCACGACCCCCGGCGCCGGCGCAAGCTCCTGTTGCACAAGCACGAACTCAACCGCCTCCGCGGCCGCGTCGAGCAGCGCGGCCTGACCCTCGTTCCCCTAAAGATCTACTTCAACGAGCGCGGGTACGCCAAACTCCTGCTGGGCCTCGCCCGAGGCAAGAAAGCCTA
This region of Marinithermus hydrothermalis DSM 14884 genomic DNA includes:
- the gap gene encoding type I glyceraldehyde-3-phosphate dehydrogenase, giving the protein MRIGINGFGRIGRQVFRILHQRGIPVALVNDLTHTRTLAHLLKYDSNYGPFPGAIEYDEHHLLVDGQRIRVTSTRDPETIPWAEHGVDIVIESTGVFRDRANAEKHLKAGAKRVIITAPAKDPDWNALLGVNQDEYDPERHRIISNASCTTNSLAPVMKVLDETFGIEKSLMTTVHSYTNDQRILDLPHSDLRRARAAAINIIPTTTGAAKATAKVLPQLKGRFDGMALRVPTPTGSISDITVLLKRDATREEINAALKAAAEGPLKGIMRYTEEPIVRTDIVGDPHSAIIDGSLTISLGNLAKVFSWYDNEWGYASRIADLVELIGKHE
- the smpB gene encoding SsrA-binding protein SmpB gives rise to the protein MLENRKARHDYEILETYEAGIALKGTEVKSIRAGKVDFTGSFARFDGGELWLENLFIAPYEKGSYTNHDPRRRRKLLLHKHELNRLRGRVEQRGLTLVPLKIYFNERGYAKLLLGLARGKKAYQKKEDDKRRAIEREMEKWY